In Rhodococcus pseudokoreensis, the DNA window CGCTGCGAACGCGGATCCCACTGCCCGAACTCGTCGCGGAAGCTGAGCACCCGCTCCTTCGCGCGGGCGCGTTCCTCGTCCCGGCGCGCGCCACCGAAGGCGGCGTCGAAGCGATGCTCCTCCAGGGCGTCGAGCAGGGTCCGGGTCTGCAACCGGTTCCGCGACGTGCCGGGACCACCCGTTTCGGTGACGCGGCCCTTGTCGATCGACTCCTGCACCGACGCGACGATCAGCCGGTGACCGTCCTCGGCGAGCCTGTGATCGCGGAAGTCGATCACCTCGGGGAAGTTGTGCCCGGTGTCGACGTGCAGGACGGGAAACGGCAACGGGGACGGCCGGAACGCCTTCTCCGCCAGCCGCAGCAGCACGATCGAGTCCTTGCCTGCCGAGAACAGCAGCACCGGTCGCTCGAGTTCCGCGACCACCTCGCGGATGATGTGCACGGCCTCCGCCTCCAGCGCGCGGAGTTCGTCGACGTGTGCGTCCGTGTCGGCGTGCGGTGCGGCGGTCACAGCGGAAGTCCGTTCGCGGCGGCCTCGGACCGGTAGCGCTCGACCCACTCCTTGGAGCGGCCGTCGCTCTGACGTTTCAGCGGCGGCGGGGGCGCGAGATCGGCGTCGAGGCCGAGTTCGACGAGCACCTTCGCCGCCGTCGCCTGCGGGGCCGCGACGAGATCGTCGAAGCTGATGTCGATGTGGTCGAGATCCTCCGTCTCGAACCAGTTGCGCCACTGTACATCCTGATCGCGGAGGATGCGGACGAGGTGGGCGATGCCGTCCGCGTGATATTCGGCGCCGTCGTGCGGCGCGGGCGGCGTGGCGTCGTCGCGCCAGACCTGGGTCTGCACCGCCCGCCACATCGACACCGCCTGCGCGACGACGTCACGCCGGAAGACGTGGATGAGGACGAGGTCGCGGTCCAGGATGTCGTCCAGCGCGGACCGCAGGTCGTCGCCGGAGCGGTCCGGGAGCCCGGCGGCGCGGTCGAGGACGAGCGGCACCTGGTTCCACATCAGTTTGCCGCCCCACACGCCGTTGGGGGTGCGTCCGAGGTTGAGCAGTTGATCGCGCCACTGCTCCGCGGTGCGGGTGTCGGCGGTTCCCGGTTCGAGTGGGGCGAGCAGGGAGAGCACCGTCTCGTCGGTGACCGACTCGAACCACTGCCGTGGCTGCGGTGACCGGCTGGTGGACGGCAGGTATTGGAAGAACTCCTCCGGGTTCCCGGCCACGGTCGTGGCACGGAGGGATTCGACGAGCAGCGTGCTGCCACTGCGCTGCGACGCGCAGACGAGATATGAGCGTGGCTCCGACATGCCGGAAACTATAAAGGCGAAATTCGGTGCCGAAATCGGGAGGAAATCGAATTAGCGTGATCGAAACACTTGCTTTTCCGCTGCCCATGATCAGGTGAAAATCGGGACGCGGGGCAGGGTAAAAATTGCCAGGTCAGAGCGGTTTTCGCGCACCCGAACGGGGGCTCCTCGCCGCCGGCGGAATTGTCGCGCGACGGAAGAATATGAATCAGGCTGATCGAAACCCGCGGTCAGCCTTTTCGGCAGATGAGAACCGGGCACCGGGCGTGGTGGATGAGGCTCTGGCTCGTCGAACCCACGATCGAGGCGGTGAACGGATTTCTGCCGTGACTGCCGACGGCGATCAATTGCGCGCCGAAGGAGTACTCGAGGAGCACCTTCATCGGCCCGCCACGTTCGAGGCAGCGTGTGACCTCGACATCGGGATACTTCTCGCGCCACCCGGCGAGGCTTTCGGCGAGCCACGCCTCCTCGTGCTGCACCAGGTCGGACCAGTCGGTGAAGCGGCGTTCCTCCGAATACCACGCACCGAGGGTGGAATGCTCGGCCCACGTGTGCACCGCCACGAGGGGGGCGCCGAAGAACGCCGCGAACTCGAACGCATGGGCCACGGCCATGTCGCTCAGTTCGCTTCCGTCCACACCGACCACGACGGGACGCGTCTCGCTGACCTCGTGGCCCTGGATGCCGCGCCAGACGACGACGGGGCACTCGGCTCGATTCGACACCCGGACCACGTCGGAACCGGCGACCACGGATTTCATCTCACTCGTAGCCGCGGGCCCCAGAACCAGCATCCGGGCCGTCTTGGACAGTTCCACCAATGCGTGGGCGGGTGGGCCGGGATGGGTGCTGCGCTCCACCTCCAGGTCCTGCTGCCCGTTCAGTACGGCGCGTTCGGCGGCCGCGAGGACCTCCTCGCCGTCCGGGTGACCGTCCGCGCCACCCCCGGAATTCGGATGCTTCGGTAACACGTGGACGAGGCGCAGCGGCTCCTCGAAGCGCCGCGCGGCGGACGCAGCCCACGCCGCCGCCTCCAGTGCGCCGTCCGATCCGTCGATACCTGCCACGATGCCGCGTCGAATCCGTGCTGTGCTCATGGGGGTGCTCCTCACCTCCATTCCAGTTTGATCCAGGACGGCGGCGACGCGCCAGAGGTAAATCGGCAGGCGGCCGATCCCGGTGCGATCGACGTGGTCCCCGGGAATACTCGGGGCACCGGCGAGCGAAGACTAACCGAAGGGGCGACGGACCACACGGCGAAGCGGACGAGCGGCACGGACGGGGACGAGGAGACTCTCCCGGGTCACCTGGGCTTTGCTCCCGTTTCCGTGGTGGTGAACCGGAGGCGCGGGTGAACCGTGTGTACTGCTGGGAGGTGGTGACCGATGCCGGATGCCCAGACGGAGCTCATGCACGCCCTGTACGAGGAACATGCCCCCGCCGTGTGGCGGTATGCCCTCCGGCTGACCGGCGACCGCGCCCGCGCCGAGGACATCGTGCAGGAAGTGCTGCTGCGCGCCTGGAAGCACCCGAACGTGCTCGACCAGTCGGAGTCTTCGGCTCGGGCGTGGTTGTTCACGGTCGCCAGGAACCTCGTGTTCGACGAGCACCGCAGTGCCCGCTCGCAGCGTGAGGTCGGGATGAGTTCGACACCCGAACGGGCCGCCCCGGACGGTTCGGACGGCGCACTCGACGCCTGGATGATGGGGGATGCGCTGGCCCGGGTCAGCGCCGACCACCGCGCGGTCCTGGTGCTCGGCTACTACCGGGGGATGTCGACCCACCAGATCGCCGACGAACTCGGGATACCGGAGGGAACGGTGAAATCCCGCATGCATTACGGATTGCGGGCGCTTCGATTGGCTCTGCAGGAAATGGGGGTGACCCGATGACGCTCGACGACTTCGAGTCCCACGAGGATCCCTACGTCCGCTGGGACGCCGCCTACGTGCTCGGTGCCATGTCGGCCGCCGATCGGCGCGAGTACGAGGCCCACCTCGCTCACTGCGCACAGTGCTCGCAGGCCGTGTCCGAGTTGGCGGGCATGCCCGGACTGCTGGCTCTGATCACACCGGAAGAGGCGTTCGGGACCCTGACGGACGGTGCGCCCGAGGTCGAGGAGATGCCCGCACCGCGTGTGCTGACCGGGCTGGTGGGAACGGTGCAGCGGCGCCGACGTCAGCGGCGGGCCGCGGTGGCCCTCGCTGCGGCGGCAGCCGTGATCGCCGTGGCCGTCCCCGTCGCGGTGCTGGCGACCCAGGACCGGACCCCGGCCGCCCCCGTCACGGCCCTGCCCGCCCCGGACCGTGCGAACACCGCCGAGGCGGTGTTCGCACCCGTGGTTCCGACGACGATCACCGCGAGCGCGTCCGTCGTGTCGACGTCCTGGGGCACGGTGATCTTCGTCGAGTGCTCGTACGCGGACACGTGGCCCGGCGACGGACGCTACGGCGCCGCCACCGAGGGGTACGCGCTGACCGTGACCGATCGTTCCGGGGTGGTCACCACCGTGGCCACCTGGACGGGGGAAGCCGGGCAGACGGTGCGGCCCACAGCCACCACCAGCCTGCCCCTCGACGCGATCGCGAGCATCGACGTGCGATCCGACGACGACCATCAGGTATTGCTGACCACGGCGTTGTGAACGGGACGCAGGGAGTCGGCCCGGTTTCCGTACTCCCTGCAGGCAGGGCCGCCGTGTCTCGATCGTCACGACCGTTTTGCGGAAAAATGTTCTGCCACCGGTGAACCCGGCCGGTCCGTGGTTCGTGTGTATATCCAGTGGGTGATCACAGGTCGCCCCATCCGATCCACGACACGGGGGTCTGCCGATGAATCTCACGCATCACGAGCCACGGAAAACCGGTCGGAGCATGCGCGTCGCCGACTACATCGTCGCGGCGCTGGCGGCCGAGGGCGTCGAGCACGTCTTCGGTGTGGGGGGCGCGAACATCGAGGACCTGTACGACGCGCTGCACCGCTCCCCGGACGTCGAGGGTGTCGTCGCCAAACACGAGTTCTCGGCGACGACCATGGCCGACGGATATGCCAGAACTTCGAACCGGACAGGGGTGGTCGCGGCGACGTCGGGCGGTGGTGCGCTCAATGTGATCGCCGGGCTCGGTGAGGCATTCGCGTCCCGGGTGCCGCTGCTGGCGTTGATCGGGCAACCGCCGACGTCGCTCGAAGGGTCGGGCGCGTTCCAGGACACGAGTGGACTGGCGGGGTCGATCGATGCGTCCCGGTTGTTCGGCGAGGTGTCGCTGTACTGTGCGCGCGTCGAATCGCCGCTCGACCTCGACCGCCAACTGGCCGAGGCGCTCGCGGCGGCGCGCCGCGGGGGACCGGCAGTACTGCTGCTGCCGAAGGACATTCAGCGGGCGATCGGCGAGTTCCCGGAACCGCACCGAACGGACTCGGCCGCACAGCGCGTTTCCACCACGGACGTCACGCGGCTTGCCGAGGCCCTGCGCGACGACTACGGCCGTATCACCGTCATCGCAGGCGACGAGGTCGCGCGGGCGGGCGCGCGAGAGGAACTCGCGGAATTCGCGCACGTGCTCGGAGCGCGGGTTGCCGTCACACCCGACGCGAAGGATGTGCTCGACCCGGCGGCGCCGGGACAACTCGGGATCACCGGCGCGATGGGAAACCCGGATGTGATCGACGCACTGCAGGATTGCGACCTCTGCCTGCTCGTCGGCACTCGACTACCGGTGATGGCGCGGGGAGGGCTCGACACCGTGCTGGAGAAGACGCTGGTGTACAGCGTCGGGTCGGCGACGCCGTACGTGCAGGCTCAGCACGTCCCGACCCGGGATCTGCGGGCGACGCTCCGTGGGCTCGTTGCCGACATCGGGCCCGCCGCAACACCGGTACCCGTCGCGCACAGCGATCCGACTCCGATCGACGTACCTCGATCGGACACGTCGGGCCTGCACTACACGGACGCGGTGAGGGCGCTCGCCGCAGCGCTGCCCGACGGCGCCGACGTGTTCGCGGACGCCGGGAACACGGGCGCCGCTGTGGTGCATCACCTTCCGGTCGCGAGCGGAGGGCGGTTCGTGGTCGCGCTGGGAATGGGCGGGATGGGCTACACCTTCGGCGCCGCGATCGGTTCCGCGTTCTCCCGGGGCCGCCGCACGTTCGTGATCGCGGGCGACGGCGCGTTCTACGCGCACGGACTCGAGATCCACACGGCCGTCGAGTACGGCGTGCCGGTCACGTTCGTCGTGTTCAACAACAACGCCCACGCGATGTGCCTCACGCGCGAACAGGTGTATTTCGAGGGCACGTACACCTACAGCCGGTTCCGTCCCGCCCGCATCGGGGCCGGAGTCGGCGCACTGTTCCCCGGGCTGCCGTCCCACACGGTCGACACCCACGCCGATCTGGCCCACGCACTGCGGTCCACGGCGGAGTCGACAGGACCCGCCGTCATCGAGGTCGTCTGCGACGCCGACGAACTACCGCCGTTCCTGCCGTTCCTGACGGCACCCGTTCCAGTCGAGAAATCCGAATCCCGAGAAGGAGCACGCCGATGACTGCCCACGAGATCGCACCGCTTCCCGACCTTCCCGCCGGCCTGCCCGGCCTCGTCCGCATCGAGACCTCCGACCGTCACGCCACGACACCGATCATCATGGACATGCTGAGGTCGGTGTACCCGCACGACCAGGTGTTCGGAAAGTACTGCACTGTCCAGGATTACATCGACTGCCCGCCGGACGAGGTGTTCCGCTACCTCTCGCACACCCGGAGCCTCGAGGAATGGACGTACAGCCTGCGGGGATTCACCCCCGCGGGAGAACCCGGGCTGTGGCTTGCGTACGACCGCCTGGGCGACACGACCGAGATCTACGCGCGCACCGTGGCGCACCCCGCCGCGATGACCGTCGACTATCACTGCGCCTGGGACCAGGGGAAACACCTGTGGATGGTGTACCTGATGCGGGTGGTGGACGCGCGCACGGTCCTGGACGTCGACGGATCCGTCGTGCTGTGGACCAACTGCCACCACCCGTTCTACGACGAGAATCCCTACCCCGAGACCGCTCCCGCCGACCGGGTTCCGTGGGTGGGTGACTTCTGGGAGATGTTCTCCGCCGGACACCAGCTCGAGATGAGCAATCTCAAGGCGATCTGCGAATACCGATGGGCGAACGACCTGCCCGTGACCCCGACCTGGATGAGTGAGTGAGACATGGACACCGTCAGCCTGATCGACATCGCCGGCTACCTGCCCGAGAACCGGGTGGGAGCAGACTATTTCGCCCGATTCGCCGACTCCGATCGGCTCGCCGCGAACATCATGTTCCGGGCGCCGAAATTCCGCCACCACATCGCGAGCGACGAGAACGCCGTCGACATGGCCGAACGCGCAGTCGCCCCGCTGATCGAACGGAACGGCTCCGAACTCGTCTCCAACGTGGACGTCCTCATCACCCACACCCAGCTGCCGGACGTCCCGGTCCTGGGCACCGGCGGAGAACTCGCGCGCCGGCTGGGGATCACCCCGGACTGGGTGGTGGACCTGCACAACGGGGGCTGCGCGTCGTTCGTGTACATGATCAAGCTGGCACGCCAGATCATGCAGACCAGTGACGCGTCCACTGCCCTGATCGTGTCGGTGCAGAACAGTGCAGGCCAGATCTTCACGCAGTCGGACGTGCGCGTGCTGGCGCAGTCGGCGGTGCCGGGTGACGGCGCGGGCGCGTGCCTGCTGATGAAATCCGAGGCCGCGCCGGTGCTCGGGCTCGAGTGCCGGACCTACCCCGAGTTCGCCGGGGACATGACAGCCGCCGTCGATCCGCCGCGCAAATACTGGGAGGCGGGAACCGGCCAATTGCACATCGGGTTCACCGAAACGAAGATCGCGAAGGTGTTCGCCCGCGGGAACCGGCTGGTCCCCGAGGTGGCGCTCGCGGTGTGCAAGCAGATCGGCATCACCCCGGACGAGATCGACACCCTGGTCACCAACCAGCCCAACCGGCTGTTCCTCCGCAACTGGCGGGACGCACTCGAGCTTCCGCCGGAACGACACCCCGACACGTTCGACGAATGCGGGAACCTGTTCGGCGCCGCGATTCCCGTCACCCTCGACCTCGAGAACCGGGCGGGCCGGATCCCCAACGGTTCGCTGGTGATGATGTCCGCCTTCGCGCACGCGGGCGACTTCGCCGGGGCCGGGGCCGTCCGGTGGGGCGCCGCCCCGGTGGGGGTGTGAGATGACCGCGCCGACCCTTGCCGGCCCCGGCGTGAGATTCGATCTCGCGCTGAGCGAGAACCCCTTCGCCCCGCTGCCTTCCGTGCTCGCCGCGCTCGACGGTGTCATGCGTCAGGCGCATCGGTACCCGGAGTTCCTGCCCGACCGGCTGGTCGGGGTCATCGCCGATCACGAAGGGCTCGAACCCGATCAGGTGGTGGTGGGCGAGGGTGCCACCGGTGTCGCCCTGCAGATCATGCGCTCCGTCGCCGGGCCGGGGGAGCGGATCGTGTTCACCGCCCCGACGTTCGACGGGTACCCGATCCTCGCGAGGATCGCGGCCCTGGGTGCGGTGCCGGTACCGATCCTCGCGGACGGCGGGCAGGATCTGACGGCGATGGCGGCCGCGATCGACGACCGCACCCGGCTCGTCGTCGTGTGCCGCCCGCACAACCCCACCGGAACCCTCGTCGACGCCGCCGAACTGGCGGACTTCCTCCGCCGGGTGCCGGAGCGGGTGGTCGTCGTTCTCGACGAGGCGTATGTGGAGTTCGTCGACCGCCGACTGGCTCTGGACGCGCACCGCATCGTCGCCGAACATCCGAACGTCGTGTTCCTGCGCACGTTCTCCAAGGCGTACGGGCTGGCCGGGTTGCGGATCGGATTCGGCTTCGCGAATGCGGCTCTGGCCCGGAGGATTCGAACGCTGCAACTGCCGTTCGGGATGGGCAGCGTCGCCGTTCCCGCGGTCACGGCGTCGTACGCCGCCGACCACGAACTCCGCGTCCGGGTGGCCGCCATCGTCGCCGAACGCGAGGAACTGTGGCGCACGTTGCGGGCGGCGGGAATGCCGGTCCCGCGCAGTCACGCCAACTTCCTCTACCTACCGGGCGCGGGCGTCGGCGGCGCACTCGCCCGTGCCGGCATCCACGCGCGGACGTATCCCAGTGGTGACGTGCGGATCGCGGTCGGGAACCCGGACGCCGGGCGTGCGGTGATCGACGCGCTCAGGCCGACAGTGCGCGGTACCGCCGCAGTTCCGCGTGCGACTGCGAGTAGCGGTCGAGCATGACGTCGAGCAGCCGGGTGTGCGGTCCGATGGTGGCCGCGTAGGTGATGCCGGGTCCGCAGGATTCCGCGGCGCGGCTCAACCGGTCCGTGAGCAGTCCGGGAGCGAGGAACCACGGTGCGATCACGATGCGCTCGGCGCCGCCGTGTCGCAGCGTCGAAATGGACTGCTGCACCGTCGGTTCCGCCGCGGTGGCGAAGCACGTGACCGCGCCCGACCATCGGGTGCCCGCGACGACCGCCCCGGCCAGGGCGCGCGTGCGGTCGTTGGCTGCCGGGTCGGAAGAGCCGACCGCGGCGAGGACGATTCCGAGTCCGGACTCGTCGCCGGTACCGACGGCTTCGCCGATCCGGTCCCGGACCGCCTCGACCAGCCGGGCATCGTGCCCGAGAACGTCGGCCTGCCGGACGTGCAGGTGGGGATGACGGAGGCGGGCGGCGTCCAGGAGCGCCGGAAGGTCGACGCGGGCGTGGAACGCGCTGCCCAGCAGCATCGGCACCACCACGGCGGACGAATGTCCCTCGGCGGCGACCGTGTCGATCACCTGGTCCACGGACGGCGCGTTGAGGTCGAGGAAGCACAACCGGACGTCGAGGTCCGGGCGCCGCTCCCGAAGCGCCGACACGGCAGCCGCCACCACCCGCGCACTGCGGGGGTCGCGACTGCCGTGAGCGACAGCGATCAGCGGAGTCATCGCATTAGACGCGCTCGCCGAGCTCCACCGCTGCGATGGCATCCCCGACGAGGCCGGCTGCGAGCGTGTTGCCGCCGGCCGGATCGATCAGCAGGAAGCTGCCGGTGTGGCGGTTCACGGTGTAGTCGTCGGCGACGATCGGCTCGGCGACACGCACCGAGATCTTGCCGATCTCGTTGAGCTCCAGCGACTCCGGGCTCGGCTCCGACGTGAGCTCCTGCTCGTTGAAACGCTCGACGAGCGTGCCCACGATGGCCTGCGTGGTGCGGGTGCCGTGCTTGAGTAGCAGGCGGGCACCGGGACGCAGCGGCTTCTCGGCCAGCCAGCAGACGGTCGCGTCGAACTCGCCGAGCGGCTCCGGGGCGTCGGAGGGAGAGGCGATGACGTCACCGCGGGAGACGTCGACGTCGTCGGCGAGCACGAGAGTGACGCTGCGGCCTGCGTGGGCGCTGTCGAGTTCGCCGTCCGCCGTGTCGATGCGGGTGACCGTGGTGCGGACACCCGACGGCAGGATCACGACCTCGTCGCCCGGCGTCACCTCACCGGCGGCGACCTGTCCGGCGTACCCGCGGTAGTCGGGGAACTCGGCGGTCCGCGGACGGATCACGTACTGGACGGGGAAACGGAGACCGACCCGGTGGGGTTCGGCGTCGACCGGCACCGACTCGAGGTGCTCGATGAGCGTGGGGCCGTCGTAGTACGGGGTGTTCTCCGAACGCACCGCGACGTTGTCGCCGTGCAGGGCCGACACCGGGATCTCGACGACGTCCTCGGACGCCCAGCCGAGAGAACTGGTCAGCGAGTTGAACTCCGCCGAAATGGTCGCGAACACGGTGGCCGGGTCCTCGACGAGGTCGATCTTGTTGACGGCCAGCACAAGCTTCGGGACGCCGAGCAGCGCGAGAACGGCGGCGTGCTTGCGCGTCTGCGAGATGACACCCTTGCGGGCGTCGACCAGCAGGATCACCATCTGCGCGGTGGACGCACCCGACACCGTGTTCCGGGTGTACTGCACGTGCCCGGGAGTGTCGGCGAGGACGAACGAGCGGCGCGGCGTCGCGAAGTACCGGTACGCCACGTCGATCGTGATGCCCTGTTCGCGCTCCGCGCGCAGGCCGTCGACCAGCAGCGACAGGTCGGGGGTGGACAGGCCCTTGTCCACCGACGCCCGGGTGACGGCGTCGATCTGATCGGCGAGAACCGATTTCGTGTCGTACAGCAGACGGCCGACGAGGGTCGACTTGCCGTCGTCCACACTGCCGGCGGTGGCAAGCCGAAGTAACTGCGTGCTTCGCGGGCTGTGCACGTGGAGGTCGCTCATGATCAGAAATAGCCCTCTCGCTTGCGGTCTTCCATGGCCGCTTCGGATACTCGGTCGTCGCCACGGGTCGCGCCGCGCTCGGTCAGCCGGGACGCTGCGACCTCGGCGAGGATCGCCTCGTTGTCGCCGGCCTCGGAAAGAACTGCGCCGGTGGTGGACCCGTCGCCGACGGTGCGGTACCGCACCGACAGCGTCTGCAGGTCTTCGCCCTCGGACGGTCCGCCCCACACGCCGGGCGTCATCCACATGCCGTCGCGCTGGTACACCTCGCGCTGGTGCGCGTAGTAGATGCTGGCCAGTTCGACGTTGTCGCGGGCGATGTACCGCCAGATGTCGAGTTCGGTGAAGTTGCTGAGCGGGAAGACGCGGACCTGCTCGCCGGGGGAGTGCTTGCCGTTGTACAGGTTCCACAGTTCGGGGCGCTGCTTCTTCGGATCCCACTGGCCGAATGCGTTGCGCAGCGAGAAGATCCGCTCCTTGGCGCGGGCCCGCTCCTCGTCGCGGCGAGCGCCACCGAAGACCGCGTCGAACCGGTTCTCGGAGATCGCGTCGAGGAGGGGAACCGTCTGCAGCGGGTTCCGGATCCCGTCGGGACGCTCGGTGAGACGGCCGTCGGCCAGGTAGTCCTCGACCTTCGCCACGTGCAGGCGCAGGTTGTACTTGGCCACGACGTGGTCGCGGAAGTCGAGGACTTCCTGCAGGTTGTGGCCCGTGTCGACGTGCAGCAGCGCGAACGGCAGCGGCGCAGGCCAGAACGCCTTGATCGCCAGGTGCAGCAGCACCGTGGAGTCCTTGCCGCCGGAGAACAGGATCACGGGGCGTTCGAATTCGCCCGCGACCTCGCGGAAGATGTGGATCGCTTCCGACTCGAGTGCGTCGAGCGTGTCGAACTGCGTTCCGTCCAACTGCGGCCGGGCGGCGGCTTCTGCGAGGGAAGTGGAGATGTCGATGGTCATGAGGCGTGCAACCCGCATTCTGTCTTGGCCTGACCGGCCCAGCGGCCGCTGCGCGGATCGCTGCCGGGGGCTGGCTTGCTGGTGCACGGAGCGCACCCGATGGACGGATAGCCCTCGTCGACGAGAGGATTCACCAGAATCGAGTGCTCGTCGATGTAGGACTGCATGTCTTCGTCGGACCACGCGGCGATCGGATTGATCTTCACCAGACCGAACGCGTCGTCGAACGAGATCAGGGGGGCGTTGGCGCGGGTGGGGGCCTCGACGCGGCGGATGCCGGTGACCCACGCCTTGTAGCCGGCGAGCGTCTTCTTCAGCGGGGCGACCTTCCGCAGTGCGCAGCACCGGTTGGGTTCACGGGCGAACAGATCCTTGCCCTCCGCCGCGTCCTGCTCGGCGACGCTGGCCTCTGCCCGCGCGTTGATCACGTTGACGCCGTACACCTGCTCGACGGCGTCACGGGTGCCGATGGTCTCCGCGAAGTGGTAGCCGGTGTCGAGGAACAGCACGTCCACGCCGGGATGAATCTGGGCGGCGAGGTGAACGAGAACACCGTCCTGCATGTTCGACGCGACGATGTAGCTATTGCGATACCCCGTCGCTTCGCTCGCCCCGGCCCCGAACGTGTCTTCCGTCCACTGCAGCAATTCCCGCGCGGAGGCCCCTTCGAGACTTGCCGCCCCCTGCGCGGCAAGGAGCCGGAGGTCCTCCTGTGTGGCTGTGGCGAGATTCAACGCAAGTCTCCTTCGTCTGCGCGCACGACCCATTCCGCGAAG includes these proteins:
- the cysD gene encoding sulfate adenylyltransferase subunit CysD produces the protein MTAAPHADTDAHVDELRALEAEAVHIIREVVAELERPVLLFSAGKDSIVLLRLAEKAFRPSPLPFPVLHVDTGHNFPEVIDFRDHRLAEDGHRLIVASVQESIDKGRVTETGGPGTSRNRLQTRTLLDALEEHRFDAAFGGARRDEERARAKERVLSFRDEFGQWDPRSQRPEPWSLYNGRIRRGEQVRVFPLSNWTELDIWRYVELEKLALPSIYFAHERQVFERDGILLGLSEYTLPTESELVQRLRVRYRTVGDLTITGAVRSDADDVAGVIEEIAAATVSERGETRADDRTSVAAMEDRKREGYF
- the stf0 gene encoding trehalose 2-sulfotransferase produces the protein MSEPRSYLVCASQRSGSTLLVESLRATTVAGNPEEFFQYLPSTSRSPQPRQWFESVTDETVLSLLAPLEPGTADTRTAEQWRDQLLNLGRTPNGVWGGKLMWNQVPLVLDRAAGLPDRSGDDLRSALDDILDRDLVLIHVFRRDVVAQAVSMWRAVQTQVWRDDATPPAPHDGAEYHADGIAHLVRILRDQDVQWRNWFETEDLDHIDISFDDLVAAPQATAAKVLVELGLDADLAPPPPLKRQSDGRSKEWVERYRSEAAANGLPL
- a CDS encoding universal stress protein, with protein sequence MSTARIRRGIVAGIDGSDGALEAAAWAASAARRFEEPLRLVHVLPKHPNSGGGADGHPDGEEVLAAAERAVLNGQQDLEVERSTHPGPPAHALVELSKTARMLVLGPAATSEMKSVVAGSDVVRVSNRAECPVVVWRGIQGHEVSETRPVVVGVDGSELSDMAVAHAFEFAAFFGAPLVAVHTWAEHSTLGAWYSEERRFTDWSDLVQHEEAWLAESLAGWREKYPDVEVTRCLERGGPMKVLLEYSFGAQLIAVGSHGRNPFTASIVGSTSQSLIHHARCPVLICRKG
- a CDS encoding sigma-70 family RNA polymerase sigma factor, with the translated sequence MPDAQTELMHALYEEHAPAVWRYALRLTGDRARAEDIVQEVLLRAWKHPNVLDQSESSARAWLFTVARNLVFDEHRSARSQREVGMSSTPERAAPDGSDGALDAWMMGDALARVSADHRAVLVLGYYRGMSTHQIADELGIPEGTVKSRMHYGLRALRLALQEMGVTR
- a CDS encoding zf-HC2 domain-containing protein, coding for MTLDDFESHEDPYVRWDAAYVLGAMSAADRREYEAHLAHCAQCSQAVSELAGMPGLLALITPEEAFGTLTDGAPEVEEMPAPRVLTGLVGTVQRRRRQRRAAVALAAAAAVIAVAVPVAVLATQDRTPAAPVTALPAPDRANTAEAVFAPVVPTTITASASVVSTSWGTVIFVECSYADTWPGDGRYGAATEGYALTVTDRSGVVTTVATWTGEAGQTVRPTATTSLPLDAIASIDVRSDDDHQVLLTTAL
- a CDS encoding thiamine pyrophosphate-binding protein, translating into MNLTHHEPRKTGRSMRVADYIVAALAAEGVEHVFGVGGANIEDLYDALHRSPDVEGVVAKHEFSATTMADGYARTSNRTGVVAATSGGGALNVIAGLGEAFASRVPLLALIGQPPTSLEGSGAFQDTSGLAGSIDASRLFGEVSLYCARVESPLDLDRQLAEALAAARRGGPAVLLLPKDIQRAIGEFPEPHRTDSAAQRVSTTDVTRLAEALRDDYGRITVIAGDEVARAGAREELAEFAHVLGARVAVTPDAKDVLDPAAPGQLGITGAMGNPDVIDALQDCDLCLLVGTRLPVMARGGLDTVLEKTLVYSVGSATPYVQAQHVPTRDLRATLRGLVADIGPAATPVPVAHSDPTPIDVPRSDTSGLHYTDAVRALAAALPDGADVFADAGNTGAAVVHHLPVASGGRFVVALGMGGMGYTFGAAIGSAFSRGRRTFVIAGDGAFYAHGLEIHTAVEYGVPVTFVVFNNNAHAMCLTREQVYFEGTYTYSRFRPARIGAGVGALFPGLPSHTVDTHADLAHALRSTAESTGPAVIEVVCDADELPPFLPFLTAPVPVEKSESREGARR
- a CDS encoding SRPBCC family protein; the protein is MTAHEIAPLPDLPAGLPGLVRIETSDRHATTPIIMDMLRSVYPHDQVFGKYCTVQDYIDCPPDEVFRYLSHTRSLEEWTYSLRGFTPAGEPGLWLAYDRLGDTTEIYARTVAHPAAMTVDYHCAWDQGKHLWMVYLMRVVDARTVLDVDGSVVLWTNCHHPFYDENPYPETAPADRVPWVGDFWEMFSAGHQLEMSNLKAICEYRWANDLPVTPTWMSE
- a CDS encoding 3-oxoacyl-ACP synthase III family protein, with translation MDTVSLIDIAGYLPENRVGADYFARFADSDRLAANIMFRAPKFRHHIASDENAVDMAERAVAPLIERNGSELVSNVDVLITHTQLPDVPVLGTGGELARRLGITPDWVVDLHNGGCASFVYMIKLARQIMQTSDASTALIVSVQNSAGQIFTQSDVRVLAQSAVPGDGAGACLLMKSEAAPVLGLECRTYPEFAGDMTAAVDPPRKYWEAGTGQLHIGFTETKIAKVFARGNRLVPEVALAVCKQIGITPDEIDTLVTNQPNRLFLRNWRDALELPPERHPDTFDECGNLFGAAIPVTLDLENRAGRIPNGSLVMMSAFAHAGDFAGAGAVRWGAAPVGV
- a CDS encoding aminotransferase class I/II-fold pyridoxal phosphate-dependent enzyme translates to MTAPTLAGPGVRFDLALSENPFAPLPSVLAALDGVMRQAHRYPEFLPDRLVGVIADHEGLEPDQVVVGEGATGVALQIMRSVAGPGERIVFTAPTFDGYPILARIAALGAVPVPILADGGQDLTAMAAAIDDRTRLVVVCRPHNPTGTLVDAAELADFLRRVPERVVVVLDEAYVEFVDRRLALDAHRIVAEHPNVVFLRTFSKAYGLAGLRIGFGFANAALARRIRTLQLPFGMGSVAVPAVTASYAADHELRVRVAAIVAEREELWRTLRAAGMPVPRSHANFLYLPGAGVGGALARAGIHARTYPSGDVRIAVGNPDAGRAVIDALRPTVRGTAAVPRATASSGRA
- a CDS encoding sirohydrochlorin chelatase, producing MTPLIAVAHGSRDPRSARVVAAAVSALRERRPDLDVRLCFLDLNAPSVDQVIDTVAAEGHSSAVVVPMLLGSAFHARVDLPALLDAARLRHPHLHVRQADVLGHDARLVEAVRDRIGEAVGTGDESGLGIVLAAVGSSDPAANDRTRALAGAVVAGTRWSGAVTCFATAAEPTVQQSISTLRHGGAERIVIAPWFLAPGLLTDRLSRAAESCGPGITYAATIGPHTRLLDVMLDRYSQSHAELRRYRALSA